In one window of Sandaracinaceae bacterium DNA:
- a CDS encoding MaoC/PaaZ C-terminal domain-containing protein, whose product MSVPTKFVLQQGPALRGMGETAANALKQRLGIAKKNGAPPELPGPEVTQTFAPRDRDLVRAYAKHVGGDPSAYKRRLPAHLFPQWAFALTGKSLEGLDYPMLGAMNGGCRLIQNAPLPIDEPLEVSSRLESIDDDGRRAILEQRVVTSTPSAPEAVVAHLYIFVPLAKKKANGAPSKDGAKKDKPRVPDQAREIAFWRLRQDAGLDFAKLTGDFNPVHWVPAYAKAFGFRNTILHGFGTMARAIEGLNRGLFAGDVDALKEVHVRFTRPLVLPAKVGLYVHDHQLFVGDAPGGPAYLTGTYTTDTDTTR is encoded by the coding sequence ATGTCGGTACCGACCAAGTTCGTGCTGCAGCAGGGGCCCGCCCTGCGCGGCATGGGGGAGACCGCCGCGAACGCGCTCAAGCAGCGCCTCGGCATCGCGAAGAAGAACGGCGCGCCGCCCGAGCTGCCCGGGCCGGAGGTCACCCAGACCTTCGCCCCGCGCGACCGTGACCTCGTGCGCGCGTACGCCAAGCACGTCGGCGGCGATCCGTCCGCCTACAAGCGGCGCTTGCCGGCCCACCTCTTCCCGCAGTGGGCGTTCGCGCTGACGGGCAAGAGCCTCGAGGGGCTCGACTACCCGATGCTCGGCGCGATGAACGGGGGCTGCCGGCTCATCCAGAACGCGCCGCTCCCGATCGACGAGCCGCTCGAGGTGAGCTCGCGTCTCGAGAGCATCGACGACGACGGCCGCCGCGCCATCCTCGAGCAGCGGGTGGTCACCTCGACCCCGAGCGCGCCCGAGGCGGTGGTGGCGCACCTCTACATCTTCGTGCCGCTCGCGAAGAAGAAGGCGAACGGCGCGCCCAGCAAGGACGGCGCGAAGAAGGACAAGCCGCGCGTACCCGACCAGGCGCGCGAGATCGCCTTCTGGCGCCTGCGCCAGGACGCGGGCCTGGACTTCGCGAAGCTCACCGGGGACTTCAACCCGGTGCACTGGGTGCCGGCCTACGCGAAGGCCTTCGGGTTCCGGAACACCATCCTGCACGGCTTCGGCACGATGGCCCGCGCGATCGAGGGGCTGAACCGCGGGCTCTTCGCGGGCGACGTCGACGCGCTGAAGGAGGTGCACGTGCGCTTCACGCGCCCGCTCGTGTTGCCCGCCAAGGTCGGGCTCTACGTGCATGATCACCAGCTCTTCGTGGGCGACGCCCCGGGCGGACCCGCGTACTTGACCGGCACCTACACGACCGACACCGACACGACCCGCTGA
- a CDS encoding 3-oxoacyl-ACP reductase: MSDFLLELGKNPNARKMIKTLGLPLPMPQALERAKQPWEERPLAERVIAVGVGPNAALESAIAETLARAGAEPRLIGGGHDASVYQAPGEAYGRPAQALREIPDRFLAHGLLFDATGIRTPSELKHLHDFFHPLVGRIGRSGRVVVLARPHRAADDAASAASQRALEGFVRSLAKEIGRRGATAHVVYVDEGGEGRAPALLRWLLSPRSAFVSGQPFHVTMEAAKGGGTDEEVPFSRPLEKKVCLVTGAARGIGKATAKLLAAEGAHVVCLDRPQDDGPVSQVAREIGGSVLLCDVSADDAPAQIAEALRAHGGVDVVVHNAGVTRDKTLAKMSEERWNQTLDINLAAPIRIDEALIEGGVLNDGGRIICLSSVAGIAGNMGQTNYAASKAGVIGYVEALAPRLAARGVTVNAIAPGFIETRLTNAIPVMIREVGRRLSSLGQGGLPQDIGETVSFLASPGAQGLTGQVVRACGGAFIGA; this comes from the coding sequence ATGAGTGACTTTCTGCTGGAGCTCGGGAAGAACCCGAACGCGCGCAAGATGATCAAGACCCTCGGGCTGCCCCTGCCGATGCCGCAGGCGCTCGAGCGGGCCAAGCAGCCCTGGGAGGAGCGCCCGCTCGCCGAGCGCGTGATCGCGGTGGGCGTCGGCCCGAACGCGGCGCTCGAGAGCGCGATCGCGGAGACCCTCGCGCGCGCCGGCGCCGAGCCGCGCCTGATCGGCGGCGGCCACGACGCGAGCGTGTACCAGGCGCCGGGCGAGGCCTACGGGCGGCCCGCGCAGGCGCTCCGTGAGATCCCCGATCGCTTCCTCGCGCACGGCCTGCTCTTCGACGCGACGGGCATCCGGACCCCGTCCGAGCTGAAGCACCTGCACGACTTCTTCCACCCGCTGGTCGGACGCATCGGGCGCTCGGGCCGGGTCGTGGTGCTCGCGCGCCCGCACCGCGCGGCGGACGACGCGGCCAGCGCCGCGAGCCAGCGCGCGCTCGAGGGCTTCGTGCGCAGCCTCGCCAAGGAGATCGGCCGACGCGGCGCCACGGCGCACGTCGTCTACGTGGACGAGGGCGGCGAGGGCCGCGCGCCGGCGCTCCTGCGCTGGCTGCTCTCGCCCCGGAGCGCGTTCGTCAGCGGCCAGCCCTTTCACGTCACGATGGAGGCGGCGAAGGGCGGCGGCACCGACGAGGAGGTCCCGTTCAGTCGCCCGCTCGAGAAGAAGGTCTGCCTGGTGACGGGCGCGGCGCGCGGCATCGGCAAAGCCACCGCCAAGCTGCTCGCGGCCGAGGGCGCGCACGTGGTCTGCCTCGACCGGCCGCAGGACGACGGACCGGTCAGCCAGGTGGCGCGCGAGATCGGCGGCTCGGTGCTCCTCTGCGACGTCAGCGCCGACGACGCGCCCGCGCAGATCGCCGAGGCGCTGAGAGCGCACGGCGGGGTCGACGTGGTGGTGCACAACGCGGGCGTCACGCGCGACAAGACGCTCGCGAAGATGAGCGAGGAGCGCTGGAACCAGACCCTCGACATCAACCTCGCCGCGCCGATCCGGATCGACGAGGCGCTGATCGAGGGCGGGGTGCTGAACGACGGCGGCCGCATCATCTGCCTCAGCAGCGTGGCCGGCATCGCGGGCAACATGGGCCAGACGAACTACGCGGCGAGCAAGGCCGGCGTGATCGGCTACGTCGAGGCGCTCGCGCCGCGGCTGGCCGCGCGGGGCGTGACCGTCAACGCCATCGCGCCCGGCTTCATCGAGACCCGGCTGACGAACGCCATCCCGGTGATGATCCGCGAGGTCGGCCGAAGGCTGTCGAGCCTCGGACAGGGCGGCTTGCCCCAGGACATCGGCGAGACGGTCAGCTTCCTCGCGTCGCCCGGCGCGCAGGGCCTGACGGGTCAGGTCGTCCGCGCGTGCGGCGGCGCGTTCATCGGAGCGTAG
- a CDS encoding acetyl-CoA C-acyltransferase, whose amino-acid sequence MAKKRRAVVIRGVRTPFVKAFGKLLKVDSIGLGVSAVGNLLERTELDRKEIDGIVWGGVILPGLAPNVGREIALDLRLPYSVEAFTVTRACASGLQAVTSAVSAIERGDADVMIAGGSDSTSNAEIKLPQKVVHAMAPLAFGKATPADVLGVMSQLMPITDILPKRPKIAERTTGQVMGEAAEEMARRNEVSRESQDAFAVASHHRAAAAIRSGRFDDEVAPVDLPNGDRVHADDLVRADTSVEKLAKLRPVFAKDGTLTAGNSSPLTDGAAAVLLMSEEKAKALGYTPKAAFRSWSYVGVDPADQLLMGPALAMPHALARAGMTLGDVGVVDMHEAFAAQVLSVLRMLESRAFARERLGRDEAVGAVDRDRLNLHGGSVAIGHPFGATGARMVTTMANELSSGDHETALLGICAAGGLGAGAVMERV is encoded by the coding sequence ATGGCGAAGAAGCGAAGAGCGGTGGTCATCCGGGGCGTCCGCACCCCGTTCGTCAAGGCCTTCGGCAAGCTGCTGAAGGTCGACAGCATCGGCCTCGGGGTCAGCGCGGTGGGCAACCTGCTCGAGCGCACGGAGCTCGACCGGAAGGAGATCGACGGCATCGTCTGGGGCGGCGTGATCCTGCCCGGGCTGGCGCCGAACGTCGGCCGGGAGATCGCGCTCGACCTGCGCCTGCCGTACTCGGTCGAGGCCTTCACCGTCACCCGCGCGTGCGCGTCCGGGCTGCAGGCGGTCACCAGCGCGGTCAGCGCGATCGAGCGCGGCGACGCGGACGTCATGATCGCGGGCGGCAGCGACTCGACCTCGAACGCCGAGATCAAGCTGCCCCAGAAGGTCGTGCACGCGATGGCGCCGCTCGCCTTCGGCAAGGCCACGCCGGCCGACGTGCTCGGGGTGATGTCGCAGCTGATGCCGATCACCGACATCCTGCCCAAGCGCCCGAAGATCGCCGAGCGGACGACGGGCCAGGTGATGGGCGAGGCGGCCGAGGAGATGGCGCGGCGCAACGAGGTCTCGCGCGAGTCGCAGGACGCCTTCGCGGTCGCCAGCCACCACCGCGCGGCGGCCGCGATCCGCTCGGGGCGCTTCGACGACGAGGTCGCGCCCGTGGACCTGCCGAACGGCGACCGCGTGCACGCGGACGACCTCGTGCGGGCCGACACCTCGGTCGAGAAGCTGGCCAAGCTGCGCCCGGTGTTCGCCAAGGACGGCACGCTCACGGCCGGCAACTCGAGCCCGCTCACCGACGGCGCCGCGGCGGTGCTCCTGATGAGCGAGGAGAAGGCGAAGGCGCTCGGCTACACCCCGAAGGCGGCGTTCCGCAGCTGGTCGTACGTGGGCGTCGACCCCGCCGACCAGCTCCTGATGGGCCCGGCGCTCGCGATGCCGCACGCGCTCGCCCGGGCGGGCATGACGCTCGGCGACGTCGGCGTCGTGGACATGCACGAGGCGTTCGCGGCGCAGGTGCTCAGCGTGCTCCGCATGCTCGAGAGCCGCGCCTTCGCCCGGGAGCGCCTCGGGCGAGACGAGGCGGTGGGGGCCGTCGATCGCGACCGGCTCAACCTGCACGGCGGGTCGGTGGCCATCGGTCACCCGTTCGGAGCGACCGGCGCGCGCATGGTCACCACGATGGCCAACGAGCTGTCGAGCGGGGACCACGAGACCGCGCTGCTGGGCATCTGCGCGGCCGGCGGGCTGGGCGCGGGCGCGGTGATGGAGCGGGTCTGA
- a CDS encoding RNA-binding protein, whose amino-acid sequence MSKKLFVGGLAWATTDDGLLQAFEQFGEVLEAKVITDRETGRSRGFGFVTFADGAAADNAIQEMDGRELDGRTVNVNEARERAPRGGGGGGGGRGGGGGYGRGGGGGGRW is encoded by the coding sequence ATGTCGAAGAAGCTCTTCGTGGGCGGTCTCGCGTGGGCCACCACGGACGATGGACTCCTCCAGGCGTTCGAACAGTTCGGGGAGGTCCTCGAAGCGAAGGTCATCACCGATCGCGAGACCGGCCGGTCCCGCGGGTTCGGGTTCGTGACCTTCGCGGACGGCGCAGCCGCGGACAACGCCATCCAGGAGATGGACGGACGCGAGCTCGACGGCCGCACCGTCAACGTCAACGAGGCGCGTGAGCGCGCGCCCCGCGGCGGCGGCGGCGGCGGCGGAGGTCGCGGCGGCGGCGGCGGCTACGGCCGCGGCGGTGGCGGCGGCGGCCGCTGGTAG
- a CDS encoding CDGSH iron-sulfur domain-containing protein — MSEKKHLFTYPGEEVDVTWDRRLCIHIGECGRAKNDLFVGGRDPWCQPDLVDQADVLDVVERCPTGALAAHPKRADAPVETAEGRNTVVVTNNGPLYLRGALAIDGAPDDAPGLAFRAALCRCGASSRKPFCDNSHEKIDFRDRGAVGEPGPGLGEEAGALKVKRAKNGPLLLKGPFEILAASGRVAWRGTSAALCRCGASGNKPFCDGSHSRDGFEAD; from the coding sequence ATGAGCGAGAAGAAGCACCTGTTCACCTACCCGGGCGAAGAAGTCGACGTGACCTGGGACCGTCGCCTCTGCATCCACATCGGCGAGTGCGGGCGCGCCAAGAACGACCTGTTCGTCGGCGGCCGTGACCCGTGGTGCCAGCCGGACCTCGTGGACCAGGCCGACGTGCTCGACGTGGTGGAGCGCTGCCCGACCGGCGCGCTGGCCGCGCACCCCAAGCGCGCCGACGCCCCCGTCGAGACGGCCGAGGGCAGGAACACCGTCGTGGTGACCAACAACGGGCCGCTCTACCTCCGGGGCGCGCTCGCGATCGACGGCGCCCCCGACGACGCGCCCGGCCTCGCGTTCCGCGCCGCGCTCTGCCGCTGCGGCGCCTCGAGCCGGAAGCCCTTCTGCGACAACAGCCACGAGAAGATCGACTTCCGTGACCGCGGCGCGGTGGGCGAGCCCGGGCCGGGGCTCGGCGAGGAGGCGGGGGCGCTGAAGGTGAAGCGCGCCAAGAACGGCCCCCTGCTGCTGAAGGGCCCCTTCGAGATCCTCGCCGCGAGCGGTCGCGTCGCCTGGCGCGGCACGAGTGCCGCCCTGTGCCGCTGCGGCGCGTCCGGCAACAAACCTTTCTGTGACGGCAGCCACTCGAGGGACGGCTTCGAGGCCGACTGA
- a CDS encoding KpsF/GutQ family sugar-phosphate isomerase produces MDVVEESSNVFVLDTLANVLDPLTAQARDCLRQQAAAIAKLSTRLDEQFARAMRILFETEGHVVITGLGKSGHIGRKIAATLASTGTPSFFVHSGEALHGDLGMITERDSVILISYSGETQEVAALIPHLQARGVPTIALVGKPRSSLGRGVDVALDVSVDREVCPNNLAPTSSTLATLAMGDTLAVSLMKLRGFRDEDFARLHPGGSLGRRLTRVGDAVVREGVSVIAPSAPLREALLALSESELPMALVCEGNTLHGVLTSEDVRAAMKRGVGMDAPVSGVMNAEPPVIQPGVLIAEAERRMERDGLDALIVVEQSGEVAGVFGRRRGA; encoded by the coding sequence ATGGACGTCGTCGAAGAGTCCTCGAACGTCTTCGTGCTCGACACCCTCGCGAACGTCCTCGACCCGCTCACCGCGCAGGCGCGCGACTGTCTCCGCCAGCAGGCGGCGGCGATCGCGAAGCTGAGCACGCGGCTCGACGAGCAGTTCGCCCGCGCCATGCGCATCCTGTTCGAGACGGAGGGCCACGTCGTGATCACCGGGCTCGGCAAGTCGGGCCACATCGGGCGGAAGATCGCGGCCACGCTGGCCTCGACGGGCACGCCCAGCTTCTTCGTGCACAGCGGAGAGGCCCTCCACGGCGACCTCGGCATGATCACCGAGCGCGACTCCGTGATCCTCATCAGCTACAGCGGCGAGACCCAGGAGGTCGCGGCGCTGATCCCGCACCTGCAGGCCCGCGGGGTCCCGACCATCGCGCTCGTGGGCAAGCCCCGCTCGAGCCTGGGCCGCGGCGTGGACGTCGCGCTCGACGTGTCGGTCGACCGCGAGGTCTGCCCGAACAACCTCGCCCCCACCAGCTCCACCCTCGCCACGCTCGCCATGGGCGACACGCTGGCCGTCTCCCTGATGAAGCTGCGCGGCTTCCGCGACGAAGACTTCGCGCGGCTGCATCCCGGCGGGAGCCTCGGCCGTCGGCTGACGCGCGTGGGCGACGCCGTCGTGCGCGAGGGGGTCAGCGTGATCGCCCCGAGCGCGCCGCTGCGTGAGGCGCTGCTGGCGCTCTCCGAGAGCGAGCTCCCCATGGCGCTCGTCTGTGAGGGCAACACGCTCCATGGCGTGCTCACGAGCGAGGACGTGCGAGCCGCGATGAAGCGCGGCGTCGGCATGGACGCGCCCGTCAGCGGCGTGATGAACGCCGAGCCGCCCGTCATCCAGCCCGGCGTGCTCATCGCGGAGGCGGAGCGACGCATGGAGCGGGACGGCCTCGACGCGCTGATCGTGGTCGAGCAGAGCGGCGAGGTCGCGGGCGTCTTCGGCCGCCGGCGCGGAGCGTGA
- a CDS encoding ABC transporter permease produces the protein MSDTVSELLRGASTQARVVYALALRETRTRFGQHQLGYLWAMLEPMFWILTFWGLFAIVDRDTPMGMEVIPFLATGVIPYELATKTADRVSLSVEGNRALLFYPHVHPLDLVFARGGLEVATYLVVFVTILGGHALAVQHFAIEDALRVLVGLGLAGLFGLALGTVLCALSIINNATQRIKGPVMRPLFWISGLFFTANALPSHIREYFLWNPIFHCVEIVRDGWFTQYHAAYASPGYVLAWTIVLLFIGLTLERRVRARVQLT, from the coding sequence GTGAGCGACACGGTGAGCGAGCTGCTCCGGGGCGCGTCCACCCAGGCGCGCGTCGTCTACGCGCTCGCGCTGCGGGAGACGCGCACGCGCTTCGGACAGCACCAGCTCGGCTACCTCTGGGCGATGCTCGAGCCGATGTTCTGGATCCTGACCTTCTGGGGTCTGTTCGCGATCGTCGACCGCGACACCCCGATGGGCATGGAGGTGATCCCCTTCCTCGCCACCGGCGTCATCCCCTACGAGCTGGCCACCAAGACCGCCGACCGGGTGAGCCTCTCGGTCGAGGGCAACCGCGCGCTGCTCTTCTATCCGCACGTGCACCCGCTCGACCTCGTGTTCGCGCGCGGCGGGCTCGAGGTGGCCACCTATCTGGTGGTCTTCGTGACCATCCTCGGCGGCCACGCCCTCGCCGTGCAGCACTTCGCGATCGAAGACGCGCTGCGCGTCCTGGTGGGGCTCGGCCTGGCGGGGCTGTTCGGGCTGGCGCTCGGCACCGTGCTCTGCGCGCTGAGCATCATCAACAACGCGACCCAGCGCATCAAGGGCCCGGTGATGCGGCCGCTCTTCTGGATCAGCGGCCTCTTCTTCACCGCCAACGCCCTCCCCTCGCACATCCGCGAGTACTTCCTCTGGAACCCCATCTTCCATTGCGTGGAGATCGTCCGCGACGGCTGGTTCACGCAGTACCACGCGGCGTACGCGAGCCCCGGCTACGTGCTCGCGTGGACGATCGTGTTGCTCTTCATCGGCCTGACGCTCGAGCGGCGCGTCCGGGCCCGGGTGCAGCTGACATGA
- a CDS encoding ABC transporter ATP-binding protein, producing MITLEDVTKAYRTQAGDHVVLDRLNVTFPDRVSIGILGKNGAGKSTLLRILGGAEQPDAGKVLRSGRVSWPIGFAGGFNGSLSGEENCRFVARIYDADVDEVVEFARGFAEIGNYFNMPVRTYSSGMRARLAFGLSMAIDFDTYLVDEVTAVGDSTFQAKCRQAFAERRERSSVIIVSHQLSTIKQYADRFALLRRGKLHIYDDIDRVAKLYEAAA from the coding sequence ATGATCACCCTCGAAGACGTGACCAAGGCGTACCGCACCCAGGCCGGCGACCACGTCGTCCTGGATCGGCTGAACGTGACGTTCCCGGACCGTGTCTCGATCGGGATCCTGGGCAAGAACGGCGCGGGCAAGTCCACCCTGCTGCGCATCCTCGGCGGCGCCGAGCAGCCCGACGCGGGCAAGGTGCTCCGCAGCGGCCGCGTCAGCTGGCCCATCGGCTTCGCGGGCGGCTTCAATGGCTCGCTCAGCGGAGAAGAGAACTGCCGCTTCGTCGCGCGCATCTACGACGCCGACGTGGACGAGGTCGTGGAGTTCGCGCGCGGCTTCGCCGAGATCGGCAACTACTTCAACATGCCCGTGCGCACCTACTCCTCGGGCATGCGCGCGCGCCTGGCGTTCGGGCTCTCGATGGCGATCGACTTCGACACCTACCTGGTCGACGAGGTCACCGCGGTCGGCGACAGCACCTTCCAGGCGAAGTGCCGTCAGGCCTTCGCCGAGCGCCGCGAGCGCTCGAGCGTGATCATCGTCAGCCACCAGCTGAGCACCATCAAGCAGTACGCAGATCGTTTTGCCCTCCTTCGCCGGGGCAAGCTCCACATCTACGACGACATCGATCGCGTGGCGAAGCTTTACGAGGCCGCGGCATGA
- a CDS encoding polysaccharide biosynthesis/export family protein, whose translation MLRLLPAMSLVAALSSTVLPLKAHAQNDAPPPEPAPEGPQPYGANLFTGSYAAQRENGLNPDYTILPGDRVMVNAWGAVTINDVFGVDSQGNIFLPSVGPVQLAGVRNDRLTDAVREAIRRSYRGTFGVYTNLLTSSPVAVFVTGGVPRPGRYAGIPNDSALFFLDQAGGIDADSGSFRDVRLIRQGQEIATMDLYEFLLRGTIPTPQFEDGDTLLVGRRGPVVEVRRPDHETLYVELEAGGDATGAQVLEVVSSGARVNGVTLRGMRGDQSTVRTLDLAELSTQALSDGDVLTFRADLRPDFVIVHLDGEFLGPSELAVRRGTRLLDLLNYVPVDPSLAQTDAVYVRRDRIRREQRQALQDSLDRLERTTMLALSDTANESQIRVREAELVRTFVERARDIEPLGLMVTSSAGRQLNVILQDGDTVVIPPRTNVVHVVGEVNIPHAVMYRPDLNVHDYVRMAGGYSQRANRGEFIIRRANAEIEVAGWDTPVHPGDQLMIAPSVDEKWLQNGIDLAQVVYQIAVAASVVLRPAL comes from the coding sequence ATGCTCCGCCTCCTCCCCGCGATGTCCCTCGTCGCGGCGCTCTCCTCGACGGTGCTGCCTCTGAAGGCGCACGCGCAGAACGACGCGCCGCCTCCGGAGCCCGCGCCCGAGGGCCCGCAACCCTACGGCGCCAACCTCTTCACGGGGAGCTACGCCGCGCAGCGCGAGAACGGCCTCAACCCCGACTACACCATCCTCCCGGGCGACCGCGTGATGGTGAACGCCTGGGGCGCGGTGACGATCAACGACGTCTTCGGCGTCGACTCGCAGGGCAACATCTTCCTGCCGAGCGTGGGCCCGGTGCAGCTGGCCGGGGTGCGCAACGATCGACTCACCGACGCGGTGCGCGAGGCCATCCGCCGCAGCTACCGCGGAACCTTCGGCGTCTACACCAACCTGCTCACGTCGAGCCCGGTGGCGGTCTTCGTGACCGGCGGCGTGCCGCGCCCCGGCCGCTACGCGGGCATCCCGAACGACTCGGCGCTCTTCTTCCTCGACCAGGCCGGCGGCATCGACGCCGACAGCGGCAGCTTCCGCGACGTGCGGCTCATCCGCCAGGGGCAAGAGATCGCGACGATGGATCTCTACGAGTTCCTCCTGCGCGGCACGATCCCGACCCCGCAGTTCGAGGACGGCGACACCCTGCTGGTCGGGCGGCGTGGCCCCGTGGTGGAGGTGCGTCGCCCCGATCACGAGACCCTCTACGTCGAGCTCGAGGCGGGCGGTGACGCGACGGGCGCGCAAGTGCTCGAGGTCGTCAGCAGCGGCGCGCGCGTCAACGGCGTGACCCTGCGCGGCATGCGCGGCGACCAGTCCACCGTGCGCACGCTCGACCTCGCGGAGCTGTCGACGCAGGCGCTGTCCGACGGCGACGTGCTGACCTTCCGCGCGGATCTGCGCCCGGACTTCGTGATCGTGCACCTCGACGGGGAGTTCCTCGGGCCGAGCGAGCTCGCGGTGCGCCGCGGCACGCGCCTGCTCGACCTGCTGAACTACGTGCCGGTCGATCCGAGCCTGGCCCAGACCGACGCGGTCTACGTGCGGCGGGACCGGATCCGTCGCGAGCAGCGCCAGGCGCTGCAGGACAGCCTCGACCGGCTCGAGCGCACGACGATGCTCGCCCTGAGCGACACCGCGAACGAGTCGCAGATCCGCGTCCGCGAGGCGGAGCTCGTCCGGACCTTCGTCGAGCGCGCGCGCGACATCGAGCCGCTCGGGCTGATGGTGACATCGAGCGCGGGCCGGCAGCTCAACGTCATCCTGCAGGACGGCGACACGGTGGTGATCCCGCCGCGCACCAACGTGGTGCACGTGGTGGGCGAGGTGAACATCCCCCACGCCGTGATGTACCGGCCGGACCTCAACGTGCACGACTACGTGCGCATGGCGGGCGGCTACAGCCAGCGCGCCAACCGCGGCGAGTTCATCATCCGGCGCGCCAACGCCGAGATCGAGGTCGCCGGCTGGGACACGCCGGTCCACCCCGGTGACCAGCTCATGATCGCGCCGTCCGTGGACGAGAAGTGGCTGCAGAACGGCATCGACCTGGCACAGGTCGTGTATCAGATCGCGGTGGCCGCCTCCGTCGTCCTCAGGCCGGCCCTCTAG
- the kdsA gene encoding 3-deoxy-8-phosphooctulonate synthase: protein MKIAGHEVGPRHPFFLIAGPCVIESPDLCFQVAETMKGITDRLGIPYVFKASFDKANRTSTGSFRGPGMEEGLQVLAQIRDKVGVPILTDIHEKEQVDAVSSVVDVMQTPAFLCRQTDFIQAVAKPGKPVNIKKGQFLAPWDMKNVVDKCREVGNENVMVCERGVSFGYNTLVSDMRGLALMRETGAPVVFDATHSVQQPGGQGSTSGGQSQLVPVVARSAIAAGVSGVFMETHPDPSKALSDGPNMWPLERMEELLSVLVEIDRAVKKQPYAEGL from the coding sequence ATGAAGATCGCAGGTCACGAAGTCGGTCCCCGCCACCCCTTCTTTCTCATCGCGGGGCCCTGCGTCATCGAGAGCCCGGACCTCTGCTTTCAGGTCGCGGAGACGATGAAGGGCATCACCGATCGCCTCGGCATCCCGTACGTCTTCAAGGCGAGCTTCGACAAGGCGAATCGCACCAGCACGGGGTCGTTCCGCGGACCGGGCATGGAGGAGGGCCTCCAGGTGCTGGCACAGATCCGCGACAAAGTTGGCGTGCCCATCCTGACCGACATCCACGAGAAGGAGCAGGTCGACGCGGTCTCCTCCGTGGTGGACGTGATGCAGACGCCGGCGTTCCTCTGCCGACAGACCGACTTCATCCAGGCCGTCGCGAAGCCGGGCAAGCCCGTGAACATCAAGAAGGGCCAGTTCCTCGCGCCCTGGGACATGAAGAACGTCGTCGACAAGTGCCGCGAGGTCGGCAACGAGAACGTCATGGTCTGCGAGCGCGGCGTCAGCTTCGGCTACAACACGCTCGTAAGCGACATGCGCGGGCTGGCCCTCATGCGCGAGACCGGCGCGCCGGTCGTCTTCGACGCCACCCACTCCGTGCAGCAGCCGGGCGGCCAGGGCAGCACGAGCGGCGGCCAGTCGCAGCTCGTCCCGGTCGTGGCGCGCTCCGCCATCGCCGCGGGCGTCAGCGGCGTCTTCATGGAGACGCACCCCGACCCGTCGAAGGCGCTGAGCGACGGCCCGAACATGTGGCCGCTCGAGCGCATGGAAGAGCTGCTGAGCGTGCTCGTCGAGATCGATCGCGCGGTCAAGAAGCAGCCCTACGCCGAAGGCCTGTGA
- a CDS encoding HAD-IIIA family hydrolase, with protein MRERAARLKLLVLDVDGVLTDGSLVYSAEGEQLKVFHVRDGLGIKLLQQQGIEVAVISGKVGGPLKRRLDDLGVRRAYLGREDKKVAFQDLLEAVGCAEDEVGYVGDDLIDLPVMRRVGLPMSIADGHACAREAAAFVSTLPGGRGAVREIADAILDARGEREAAYARYLEEHGG; from the coding sequence ATGCGCGAGCGCGCGGCGCGGTTGAAGCTCCTCGTCCTCGACGTGGACGGCGTGCTCACGGACGGCTCGCTCGTCTACTCCGCCGAGGGAGAGCAGCTGAAGGTCTTCCACGTCCGGGACGGCCTCGGCATCAAGCTGCTCCAGCAGCAGGGCATCGAGGTCGCGGTGATCAGCGGCAAGGTCGGCGGGCCGCTGAAGCGGCGCCTCGACGACCTCGGCGTGCGCCGCGCCTACCTCGGCCGCGAGGACAAGAAGGTGGCCTTCCAGGATCTGCTCGAGGCCGTCGGCTGCGCCGAGGACGAGGTCGGCTACGTGGGCGACGACCTCATCGATCTCCCCGTCATGCGCCGCGTCGGCCTGCCGATGAGCATCGCCGATGGACACGCCTGCGCGCGCGAGGCGGCCGCCTTCGTGAGCACCCTCCCCGGCGGTCGCGGCGCGGTGCGCGAGATCGCCGACGCCATCCTCGACGCGCGGGGCGAGCGCGAGGCGGCCTACGCGCGCTACCTCGAGGAGCACGGCGGATGA